The region gatcgagaccatttcgagctcatatattcgaggtcatatatcgtactttgcaggctcgatatacaatcctggagcatacttcaatccttacgagaccatttgttgcgaatccaactttcgaggtcatatttaccatggctcgaaatctgggtataacattcaATTTACTTCAATTTTCACATcattttataaatttttcttccaaattatcaatatcacaaaATTTCTTTTCTTACCAATGGATTCCTAAAATTTTCCAAATACCAACACTCAAAATctaaattttcaatattctcaaaattttcaaaattcatcatATTCTCCACATAACAACCCCCAAAATctaaattttcaatattctcatttcaatcaaaattttcaaaatactcaTTCTACTaatccccaaaatccaaattttcaatattctcaatttaaccaaagttttccaaattctcaaaattatcTCATATCCTCCTACCCTTTCCAAAATTTTGGCTCTTTTGAGATGCCCCAACAAGCTCCATTCTTCACACAACCAAATTCACTACCATATGCATTTCATATGTCTTCCCTACACCAACCCGAAATGGTTTCAATAAATTACAGGCCAAGTATGGAAAAATCTAGTATTGATTTGAATCGTGAAACACCATCGACATCTGTCTCTGAAACCCAACCTGAACATGGTGTTGAAGGGTTGAAAAATGTAGTTCTACACAATGAAAGATGAATCAAGGCATAAATGTAAAGTCAAATGAAGCAAGGACCAAACTTCTGATAAGTGGATGACTTAATACATCTAAGCATGCCATTGTGGGGAATGACCAAACTTCTACACATTTCTGGGCTCGAATCGCAGAATACTACAACACCAACCAAAAAGGTGAGCAAGCAAGAACTGGAAGGCAATGCAAAGATCTTTGGAACAAGATGAATCAAAAGGTCGTGCGTTTCAATGGGTGTTATAAACGAGTACAACATGCACATCACAATGGTTGGTCTAATGAGCAAATTCTTAAGAATGCACATCAATTGTACAAATATGAAAACAGCGACTCAAATTTTCTGCTTGTGGACTGTTGGAGATTGCTAAAGGATGAGCTGAAATGGAATACAATGTACCAACCAAAAGGTGGTAAGAGAACAAAGGTGTCAGAATCAGTAGCatttacttcttcttccaatgcagaCATCAGTGATGATGAAGTACGTGAAGTGCGCCCTACTGGCCAAAAGGCAGCAAagagaaaagggaaggaaaaaaaagacaCATACTAGATTTATAGAGAATAGTGAACGGAAAGCATATGCATTGGAGAAATTGGTGGCgattgtagcacccacattattttgatataatatagccaataatcacatgattgcattgcattacatatcatacaatatgtataatttgagcatatgcatattcttataagtgttttcatgtataagtataaaagttgtgtatatgatgtctatatgtatgctcaatattattaaccttgtggcatttgagttgtcttttatgggtgtttgatgtgctcaagatataagaaagtatgaaaaatatggacaaggcatggaattaagtgatgaaagtgagatatagaaggcaaaataggttaagtagtgaaaaatagtacaatgtcgattactagtatttcggtgtaaaattgagtatttatggatttaccaaatgtaatcaaggtatgattaaggtctcattgatgatgtaaaaatggttttagaaccattagatcaattcttgatgggaggtatacataatcaatGGTATTGATgtaaagtcaaaacgagcttagcataagtgcgctacgctcgatcgggtaagcataactattgggtatgaagtcatatggacctaaggtttggtgtgagtgttttacacataatgataataggcctagcagatgattaagtcgaaattattgaagtgataaggttttcataagtcaaaaggtgaaatgatgagatgaaaggtgtcaaattttgatacaataaggataaatcattgaaaataaggaattttcatcaaccttatcactttgcacgaccattattctgaaaaacagagagaaaagaaaaccaaaaaccatttcttggctggtttgaagaaattctaaggagatccaagtgaaagcaaagccaaagaagtagattaagcttagttctaacctttttatggtaagttcttgtacttggaagttaaactatatttttgaatttttctgagagcttatatatggtgttttatcctttttaagatatttcttggggtttccaagtggtttgaggtttagaaaagcttgaagagattgttttcgccgaaaagttgctcggtaagtgaaattttgtgttttatgaggtttttggggttcttggagtacaagatgatttttggttatttgattgagtttataagagagtatatatgtttataaatgtttgaatatatgtggagactcatttaatttgggtgatgatctaggagataagaattttatcaaaatcggtatatgataactttatgatgaatcatgttggtatttgggatatatggttatggcaggttatttgatgttgattattggttgattttgatatttgaggatagctaaaattaaggggaaactctgtcaaaatttctctaagtgtctaagataaatctaacgctcgatctaggtggtttaaggcattttaggcatgattttgatatgatgttttatggatatttttaaatgagagttcaatgtcTTACTGCcttcattatgatgagaaatccatgccattgtcaggataagcacatcaatacctaagacaccacttgttacacggtgaactatattttggacaaaaggtaagtaaagtactcaactgcaacacaagaattatgtgttatgtgaaagtatgcattatatgaatattttgtgagtaagtggtattaacatacagtgacacttcatcataaatttgtatgcatgacataatagtgatatggtaaattactatatgatataagaccatgcatgatattatgatgattaattatatgatgtctttgcaagttttgtgcaacataaaaaaaagttgttataagaagtttaagttcagtgccactgttttgaaaaggcaaatgaaagtgttaataagtgtaaacggaggcctatagtaggcttatagtggctgcccaataatttgggctaggttttagtgaaccaattatattgtttgccatgtttccgtttttatttctcctccatatgagttattgttatatgttttgacaccacagtgtgtggctgccttaactcttgagcccgacggggcaacgatggaataaggtttttaatgtgccctactgtggtgatggctagccggaggagaacccatgagattttgtattatatgtgtaacaagccctgcaggcattgaccaattcaaacagtgtgcacaatattaaggggcccaaaatttaaaaagaagttgtatatgtccattgatattgggtaatcattagcattgcatgcattactttgcttactgagctttaggctcacagttgtcttgtgttgcaggtagagaaagaaatgtgtgaatgacatgaggagaactgaagcatggtcctgaccctgatttgtacatatgaacatatcgacctttttgtgggttttttcagttatcagtgagatgtttgtaataaagtgtgaagttatgttttgaaaacaaattgggttatttaatacttatgtataatatgtttgagacccactttatgtttaatgtaaataatgtgaaataagttttcaagtttaaaaaaaaaaaatgtccagacttttgcagtaataaattatgatatagttttaaaacgtaacacctcaaatatggttttaactaaaataagtgagggtgttacagcAATAAAGGAGAAAGAGGCAGAAGATAATAGGATGACAAAATACATGGATTATCTCATCATGGACACGTTGCACATGACTCCTGAACAAAAGAAAGATCGTGAAAACTTGTGTACTTATATTAAGAATAGTATCTTAACCCCAAGAGGTAGCTCAAGTGGTAAGGGCGAACTTGAGGATCTTACCCATCCCAGGTTCGATTCCCCACGAGCGACTAAAAACCTTCTTGGGGCCACTGGGGCAGTCTCCGGTTGAAAGCGCCAGGGCCTCGAGGGATTAGTGGGGGTGGGGCCCCTGATACCCTtggttaccaaaaaaaaaaagtatcttGAAGTTGTAATTGCTATGTATTTTTATCAACTACATTATTatgcattttattttatttaaataaattatcctttattttaacggctatattttaacggctatattttaacgatTATATTTTAACGattatattttaacggctacatgTATATGTTACCATGTCTATAAATACCAAATTTCAATCTTCTTTTTTCTCAACTCTCCATTCAATCCTTCATTTTactctctcattcatcttttattCCCAAATATCATATACTCTAAGTTCGACAATGAATTCGCCAAATTCTCTGAATCCATACGACAATATGAGTCTAGAGGATATCATAATTGCAGAGTGTACTGACGATCATGATGATCAATATTTCAAAGTGCTCATGGATGGGGGTAGCTCAACAAGACAAGGAAGAAAGAGAGCCCACATTGATAGGGGTCATGTAGAAGGATACCAACGTTTGTTCGATGACTACTTTTCTGATGAACCGGTGTATACATAATATCAATTTCGAAGAAGATTTAGAATGTGTAGACATGTATTCCTACGCATAGTGCAAGCTCTAGAAAAACATTCGGAGTATTTCCATATGAGGTTTGATGCATTCGGTAGAAGGGGGCTTTCGCCATTACAAAAGTGCACCGCTGCTATGCGAATGTTGGCATATGGAGCGCCTGCCGattatgttgatgagtatgttcgaATTGGTGAAACTACTGCTATTGAATGTCTAGTCAATTTCGTTCGAGGAGTGAATGATGATTTTTGGGACTGAATATTTAAGACGGCCCAATGCTGGGGACATTCGTCGCTTACTTCAAATGGGGGAGGTGCGTGGTTTTTCAGGCATGTTGGGAAGTATTGATTGTATGCACTGGGAATGGATAAATTTCCCAGTTGCATGGAAAGGGCAATTCACGTGAGGTGATCACGGCAGACCAACAATCATGCTCGAAGCAATTGCGTCACAAGATCTTTGGATATGGCATACATTTTTTGGTGTTCCAGGATCTAATAATGATCTCAATGTGTTAAATAAATCCCCATTATTCACTGATATCTTACAAGGGCAAGCTCCGAGAGTTGAGTTTACGATAAATGGCACACAATACAACAAGGGGTACTATCTATCAGATGGTATCTATCCAGAGTGGGGTACATTTGTTAAAACTATCCCACTGCCTCAAGGagataaaagaaaattatttgccCGATGCCAAGAAGCGGTACGCAAAGATGTTGAGCGAGCATTCGGAGTAGTTCAATATCGTTTTGCTATTGTACAAGGACTAGCACATTTTTGGCAAAGAGATGTTCTCAAAGATATTAAGTATGCATGCATCATATTGCACAACATTATTGTCGAGGATGAAAGAAGATGCATATgagagttttttttattttaattatgatgACGGTCCCGCCGACATCCTAATCGTTGAAGTATTGCATTGACTTATTTCTGACTTCCCGACAATGCTTCAAAGAAATGCTGAAATTCGTGATAGAAACATTCATCGTAATCTTCAGGCAGACTTGGTAGAGCATATATGGTCAAAATTTGGAAATCATTTTAATGagcatttttttaattatgttagattgattaattatgattatgtcattttataaGCTCCTTTAAATTTCGTCTAATTTAAAttcatgtaatatttatttatattaatatatggattaaaaaaatttagtgtgacaatatttataattacaaaataacatattaaataataatgtgTGAGACCATAGTTGACAACTTTTGGGGTGGCTAAGCATTTGAGCATTTTTATGAAAAAAGTTACCAAAAGTGATgtggatgagagagaaaataaaaaattatattttaggaTGATTTGGACATGTTAAACAACTAATGGGGTAGCCACCATTCGAGTTGCTCTTAATGCAGCCATAGGTCATTCCTTTAAGTCTCAATAAaaggtaaatactcatttggtagtcggtgttttatcgaaatacatactTGGTACCCTATGTATTCAATAATACTCATTGGGTACCCTGcaatttgaaatcgtacatatttggtaccctagactCAAATTTTCAATATAAGTTTATCAATATAATCAATCTGTCATCAATTAAATGAGTttcaatttcaaatttaattacatataattaaggGAAATTTgttcatattgataaaattttattgttcAAATTTGAGTCTacggtaccaaatatgtataattttaaattattgggCAACGAATGCacattattaaaaacataagaTATGAAGTTTGTATCTCAATAAAACACAGAATACCAAATGATTATATTCTCCTCAATAAAATTTGACTTTGACCTATACACTGactagtaatttttaattttttcaaaatagttaaatatataatataaattaaatatttaaaaaatcatttctttaaaacttaaaatatattaaacaataactttagatatgataaaaaaaccattaaacaattaatttatttataaaacttaaattaaaaatattaatcaagTTCCAACTATTTTTTGTATTTCTttcttatttgtatttttttcttctttcttcttcatttTGTGGCAAATTTAGacattaaaagaaataaaataaaagagaactCACGAGAATATTCTTTTTTATGATTCTCCCTTATGACGAGGATGTCtctatggaaaaaaaaaaagaacttacAAAATTATAGAAGCAAAAACAGAATCATGAaactagaaagaaagaaaaaggagttTGGGTCGACGAGGATTTGGATGGATTGGGATGGGGCTAGTGTTGGTGGGCCAAATTTGGGTAATTTGGGGTTGGGGTCGGTGGGACAGACTTAAGTCATTTGGGGCTGGGATCAAATTAAAGGTGGGGCTGTGAAGACAGGATCGACATTGACAAGTTGCTCCATCTCTCGCTAACTCTACAACATCAAAACAGATTTGACGACTACACTTGTAGCTAAGAAGTGTTGGGCAGGGGTTGGGCTTATCGACAATATAACAGCGCCAGGCATGATTCAACTTGCAGACTAGCCTCAAGATTGGGATAGGTTTAATATGTGATTTTAGACTGATTTTGGTGTTCATTTTGGTGTGATCTTAAGTTGATTTTGATATTATTAAAGTTTTGTAAACACAATGATTTGAATTCACACAAATATAGTATTATTATGGTTAGATATGAGTCTTCCAATAACAAGGGCTTTTTTTTACGTTTTAAATGGATtagattttgttttaatttaattaaaaattaaaattttagatttttttaattagttttaaattataTAGGCCAATCAAGTGTGACTACCACATAGGTACTAGTTAGACTTAATGGCTAGAAATCTATGACCTGCACCAAATTAATAGCAATAGATAGTTGTCACAAATTTTTTTACTTTGGTATGCCACAATTTTTCATATTTATTTATCATGTGTACCAAAAAAAaatcttttgtttttttattaaaaaaaacataccTATGTTTTTCTACATGTTATTAAATGGTTAggtaattattattgttatattttacaTTTGTCTTTTTATATATACTAGCTACAAGtaatatttatttagttttatttgtaaaatttattaattatttttattaaatttgtataattgtcatattaatcataaataaataaataatattatatataaaagaaagacataaacatattaaatcaaaaattaaatcaaaacattttttataatttttaaatatatataatatgatgacttttttaaacataaatgataattattttaataaaaactaagattatgtattattatgattttttataatatttaaatttttattaatataaatattaaatatctagtatattaaatattattattataataataatattttataatatttgaattcatattaatataattagtaaaaaattaggattatattcataatattataatatataaaaatatatataatatttaaatttatattaatataatcattaaatatctaattttatattatatatcattataataataatattttataacatttgaatttgaatataaatttatatatttacaaTTAACAAAccttattaaaacaaaaaatttcctttATTTATACACTTTTATATTACAATTACAAAtacaattttattttcattttatttaataatatatcaTTACTTAATTATTAGAATCTTGTTTTCCTTTACGATAAATAAGAAACGTCAATGAATTTTTGTTTCCCTTAGAGCAGCTCCAATGCCCGTGGCCAAAGAAGTAGCTTTCTGACAGACTACAGAATTGGTTAATGACTTAGCATTGGAGTGAAGGGTGGCTTTTCAATTTTGAAGCAGTGTTGCCTCACAGAGGCAAcggtgctattttttttttttaatttatacatatatattatatatagtaaAATATTACTGTTGATATAAAAAACGGTATCAATTATTATCGCTTATATCCTGACAATGCTTCAAATAAATGCTGAAATTCATGATAGAAACATTCATCGCAATCTTCAGGGGACTTGATAGGAAGACTTGGTAGAACACGATCAAAatttagaaattaatttaattagcattttttaattatgttaaattgattaattatgattatgtcattttataaACTCCTTTAAATTTTGTCTAATTTAAATttcatataatatttatttatattaatatatgaatttaaaaaatttagtgtgacaatatttataattacaaaataatatattaaataataatatatgagGCCATAATTGATAACTTTTGGAGTAACTTACCATTGGAGCATTTTTTATGAAAAACGTTGCCAAAAGTGATGcagatgagagagaaaataaaaaattatattttgagatGATTTAAACATATTAAGCAACTAATAGAGTAACCACTATTGGAGTTGCTCTTGCAATCAACACTCATGAACTAATGAATTTAATGACATCACCTTCGAATGATAAAATTGACAATTGTTCCGCCATGCCACACCAAGATTTaccaacttttaaaatatttctttgaattttcattcGATAATCCTCAAGTTCAGATGCAACATGTGAGATCCATATAGCAAGTTCAATTAGAATTTAGCAAGGAGAAACACATTATCCTAAACCTGTCAACTAGGGAAAAAAAGAACACCAATCAATTCTTTCAATTGTAAATATAAATATGCTATGGAGTTTATTTAGAATGACACTAATGAAACAGACTATTTTTTACCAGTTTTCCTTGCATAGTTTGACCAGATAACAAGCATGGAAGTTGGCACGTACTTACAAATATTATACTCGATTACTCATACTGATATTTTTGTAATGATCAAACCAAAATCATAACGATCTCCAGGGCCGGCCCTGGGCATAGGCGGACTAGGCCCGTGCCTAGGACCCACCTCTACCCAGGACCCAAAAATATCATGTAAACTCTTGAGTgtgttcaaagaaaaaaaaaaaatttaaaaatttacatacaaaaattacatatacaaaaggcccatttttttcaaatttattaaaaccgtCTTAGGCCCACTAAGACGCCCACTTTTTTCAGGGCCGACCCTGACGATCTCTTATCTCTTATATATATGTAACTAGTATTTCTAGTGACTTAACAAACTTCCCATGTGAGAGATTGGTGGTGGTAgagatttgggatgttagaaaTATAACAAATTATTATAAAACAGACTTAAGCTATAAGCAAATTTGCAGTGAATAATAATAGTAAAAAAAGAAGACACGATTGCAAAGAACCAGACTTCCTAATTTCCAAAAATTGAATATTACACTAACAGATTATTCTAAATGCAGTAGTACCAAGTGAGagcaaataaacaattaaaactGAACTATCTTTCTTCATCGCCAACTAGTGGTGTACTCCCAGATTTTTTCCATGACGTTTGAGGCAAAATCAGGGAGCAGAACTTACCGACGTCTCCAGCTCTGAAGTCTTTGCCAATGAGTGTTGAACAGAGAATAATATCACAGCAATCCTCCAAACATCTATGATCAAGTCCAGAGATCTTCACGACCGCCCTgttataaaacacaaaatttaaataaatgtacTCTAATTTCATAAATATTTCATAATATCACAGCAGCCAAAGTTTATAATCTATTCAACACCCAGAGCAACGCATGACTAGTTATCTCATCTGATAATAATCACAGCATGACAATGTGTACGTACAAACATGCAAACACTCCAATTTCTCTCTAAATTCTGtctattattattgtttggtgcCTTGG is a window of Humulus lupulus chromosome 4, drHumLupu1.1, whole genome shotgun sequence DNA encoding:
- the LOC133833157 gene encoding glutathione S-transferase T3-like, whose protein sequence is MVSINYRPSMEKSSIDLNRETPSTSVSETQPEHGVEGLKNHAIVGNDQTSTHFWARIAEYYNTNQKGEQARTGRQCKDLWNKMNQKVVRFNGCYKRVQHAHHNGWSNEQILKNAHQLYKYENSDSNFLLVDCWRLLKDELKWNTMYQPKGGKRTKVSESVAFTSSSNADISDDEVREVRPTGQKAAKRKGKEKKDTY